The nucleotide window TCATGGTCGCCAGCCCGTGCCGGATGTCCATTGACGAGGTGGGCTCGTCCAGGAGCAGGACCGGGGTGTCCTGAGCCAGCCCCCGCGCCACCACGGCGCGTTGCCGTTCGCCCCCGGACAGGTCGGCCAGCACCCGGTCGCGCAGATGGCCGAGGTCCATGACCGTCAGGGCCCGTTCCGTCATCTCCAGGTCCGTCGGCAAGGGGCGGGCGAACCGTGGGATGTGCGGGTGGCGGCCCATGAGTACGGTCTCGAACACGGTGAAGGGAAAGTTGGCGACAGGGACCTGTTCCACCAGGGCCAACCGGCGGGCCAGTCGGGAAGCGGGATACTCCCCGACGGGAACGGAGTCAAGGGCGGCCTGGCCGCTGTTTGGGGCGAGGTGGCCGGAGAGAAGCCCGAGCAGGGTGGACTTGCCGCATCCGTTCGGGCCGACGATGCCGTGGAGCAGGCCCGGCTCAAAGGCCAGGTCCAGGCCGCGCAGGACCGGCGATTCCCCGTACCCGAAGCGCAGGGACGTGGTGTTGATGTGGCCGCTATCCATGGAGTTTCCTGCGGCTGCGGGTGAAGATGTGGCAGAACACCGGGCCGCCGATGAGGGCGGTGAGCACGCCGATGGGCACCTCCTGGGGCAGGACGGCGCGGGTGCAGGTGTCCGCCGCCAGCAGGAGGATTCCCCCGCCCAGGCCGGAGGCGGGCAGCAGCCACCGGTTGTCCGGCCCGACCACCATGCGCATCAGGTGGGGGATGATCAACCCCACGAATCCGATGACCCCGGAAACGGACACGCAGACCGCGCTGACCAGCGACGCCGTGACCAGCAGGAAGAGACGGATCTTTCCCGTGTCCACGCCCAGGCTGCGGGCAGAGCGTGCGCCCAGGCTCATGACGTTCAGGTCGCGGGCGAAGTAGAGGCAGGCCAGGAATCCGGGCAGCACGGCGCAACCGGCCAGTACGGCGTCGGTCCAGGTGCGGGCCGCGAAACTGCCCATGAGCCAGAAGACGATGACCGATACCCGTTCGTCGGCCATGTACTTGATGAAGCTCAGCCCTGCCGAAAGGATGGCTGAGATGATGACGCCCGCCAGGATGAGATTGGCCGGATTGAGCTCGCCGTCGCGCCCGGACATGGCGATGACCGCCACCAGGGTGGCCGTGGCCCCGAGAAAGGCCATGATCGGCAGGGTGGCCGGACCGGCGAAGGCCAGGCCCAGCAGCAGGGACAGGGCCGCGCCGAAGGCCGCCCCGGACGACACGCCCAGGGTGAACGGGTCGGCCAGGGGGTTGAGGAGCAAC belongs to Pseudodesulfovibrio portus and includes:
- a CDS encoding FecCD family ABC transporter permease — encoded protein: MTAVSRTTAVAALACSLAGMVVLAAGMGFIEVSPGEVVAALSEWLRGAAETVDPLKASVVIDVRLPRILCALLVGFGLAVSGAVFQGLLLNPLADPFTLGVSSGAAFGAALSLLLGLAFAGPATLPIMAFLGATATLVAVIAMSGRDGELNPANLILAGVIISAILSAGLSFIKYMADERVSVIVFWLMGSFAARTWTDAVLAGCAVLPGFLACLYFARDLNVMSLGARSARSLGVDTGKIRLFLLVTASLVSAVCVSVSGVIGFVGLIIPHLMRMVVGPDNRWLLPASGLGGGILLLAADTCTRAVLPQEVPIGVLTALIGGPVFCHIFTRSRRKLHG
- a CDS encoding ABC transporter ATP-binding protein, coding for MDSGHINTTSLRFGYGESPVLRGLDLAFEPGLLHGIVGPNGCGKSTLLGLLSGHLAPNSGQAALDSVPVGEYPASRLARRLALVEQVPVANFPFTVFETVLMGRHPHIPRFARPLPTDLEMTERALTVMDLGHLRDRVLADLSGGERQRAVVARGLAQDTPVLLLDEPTSSMDIRHGLATMTELRRLAREQGRNVITVLHDLNLALRFCDRVIILADGTAHAQGTAEETLTPANIEAIFRVRTTVLDTEAGPAIIYSQEAS